The genomic interval CGACACCGCGCCCTTCCGTATAATTGACCGCGACCTGGAACTCGGCCGCCGGATTGCCGCTGGCGGCGGCGCTGCGCAGCGCCATCGGGCCGATCTCCTCGGGCGGCAGGCCGGCTATGACGTCGCCGCCCGCAGGTCCCGCAGCTGGGGGATCCAGCGGCGCACGGGCCGAGGCGGGCCTGGGCACGCCGTCATCCGCCCCTGCGAGGTCGCCGCTGCCGGCCGTGGCCGACCGCTCGCCGAAACCGCCGGCGAAATTCCCGGCAACGCCGGCAGGCGGCGCAAAGGCGACGGCGGGCGGCGCTTCGCCGCCCTCCTGCGACAGCGTCCCGGCACCCGCAGCAGGAGGGAATGGCGGGGTCTCAGCGACAGCCTGCGTCTCGGCCCCGTTCTGCCTGCCACCAGCCTGCGGCGCCGCAGCGATGTCGGCTTCGGCCGGCGCCGTGTCGGCAACCGGCGTGTCGGCGACGGTGGCCGGCTCTCCGGTGCCGTCGAGCGCCGCGAGATCGTCGCCGGTAGTCGCCAGCTTGAACACCTGCAGTGTGCCGATCGCCAGAACGACCGCTGCGGCAGCGAGGAGCAGGGCGCGCCTGCGCCCGCCGCGCAGCCAGCCGCGGCCTGCCTGTTCGGGTGCGGGACGGTCTTCCGGCGCGATGTCGGCGACCTCGTCGCGGGTGGGCTCCGGTCCCTCGGACAGCACCTGCGCGTCGGCGAGATCCAGCGTCTCGTCGGCAACGGCAGCGTCCGCCTTGTCGCGGCGCAGCGCCTTGCGCAGCCAACCGGTGCGCGTCCTGGAGGTCGTCACGTCCTCCTCCGCAGGCGCGTCCTCGCGGCTCTGGCGCACCTCGGCGGAGGCGGCCTGGGCGGCGCGGCGGGCGGCGGCGATGAAATCGGCCTTGCGGTCACGCACACGCTCGCGCGGACGGGCATCCGTCTCGCCGGGTCCCGGCCGCAGGCGCAGTGCCGTGCCGGCCTCCGTCTCGGTTCTCTGTATCTCGGCACGGCCGCCGCCGCGCAGCAGGTCGCCGCGCTCAAGCGTGTCGAGCCGGTCGGTGATCGAGCCGAGGATCGACTGCACGCCTTCGAAGGTGTTGCGAGTCCGCTTTTCCGACCCGTTGGCGGCGTCGAGCAGCCGCTTGAGGTCGTCGCGCAGGCTGTGGATCGCCGTGTCGTAGTCGTGCCCGTCCGGCGCGTGCTCCATGACCGCCCGCCGTGCAGCCTTCTCGGCGACGCCGACGACATCCTCGCGCGTTGCGCGCAGGCCGTCCTCGATGCGCGCCAGCGCCTTCTCGATGCCGGCAACCCCAGCGAGCCGCTCCTCTGCCGCCTCGATCTGGCTGGCCAGCGCGCCGATCTTGGCGCCGAGCTGTTCCAGCCGGCCGTCGTCGAACCCATCGCCGCCGCGCGAGACGGCCTCGGCGAGATCCTTGATGCGATTTTCCAGATCGGACATGGCCGGCGCAGGCGCTCGCACGGCCTCGCGCATCTCGCCGATCTCGCGGCGCAGCGCCTCCAGGTCTGCAGCGCTCACGCTTGCGGCCGGCGCGGCAAGACGCTTACCGAGATCGGCGATCTGCCGTTCGAGGTGGACCAGCAGTTCCGACTCGATGCCGCCTTCGCCCGACAGCATCACAGGGGCAGGTGCCGATGCCTTTTCCTCGATCGTGTCGATCTTGGTCGATATGCCGTCGAGACGACGTTCCAGGACGGCAAAGGCCGCATCGTAGCTCGGCTGCACGGCCTGGACGCGCTCCATGTCGTCCAGTCGGCCCATGATCGCGTCGAGACGGCTGTCGACCTGGCCGAGGCGGGCATCGTCCAGGCCGCCCCGCCCGCGTTCGTCCGAAAGCATTCCGAAAATCTGCTCCAGCCGGCCGTTGAGCCGGTCGAGCGCCTCCGCATCCGGCAGACGGTCCTCCATCGCCGTCAGGCGGGAATCGAGGCCGCGCTGCTCGCGCGCCAGTTGCTCGACTTCGTCGAGCCGGTCGGCGACGAACCGAATGCGCTCGTCGATGCCGCCGATCAGCCCGGCGACGTCGACCTGCTCCACGATGCGGCGCACATCGCGCAGTTCCTGGCGCAGCGGCTCGATCTCTTCCCGCCCCTGGCCGCGCAGAAGCGTCTCCATGCGTTCGGCGATATCCGCGACCCTGTCCTCCAGCACCAGCAGGTGCTCGGACCGCGGCAGGACCGACAGCGATTCCTCGATTTCGACGAGGCGCACCCCGAGGGTCTTGACCACGCGCGGATCGACCGATGCCCGCGAAAGCTCGTCGAGCCTCTGGACAATGTGGGCATAGCCGTGCTCGAGCGATTTCAGCGTGCCGTCGACGTTGGAGTGACCGACCAGTGCCTTGAGTTCGGCGATCTCGGCGCGCACCTCGCGCGCGAGCCGTTCGTCGCCGCGGTCGGCCCGCAGGCGTTCGACCATATCGGCGAGCCGGCGCAGTTCCTTGCGGTCGCGGTCTTCGCGGCGCGGGGGGATCTCTCCCAGCGTCTCGCGCAGGGCGCCGATCTCGCGGCGTACGACGTCGAGCGCTTCCTCCTGCGGCCGACGCAGGGCATCTATGCGGCGGCTCAGATCGCGGTAATAGTGCCGCGACGCCTCGTCGCGCGCCGGCCCGCCGCGGCTGCGCCGCGGCGGTTCGGGCATCTCGTCCAGCGCATCAAGGTCGGGCTCGTACAGGCGGTCGAGCGCGTCGCGCCTTGCCCGAATGTCGTCGGCAGCGCCACGATCGCCGTCGTCGCGCTGGTCGTGCCAGTCGGACTCGCGGCGGGAGGGTTCGCGTCGCCCGGACCGGCGCCCTGTAGAGCGGACGGATCCCGGCGCATCGTCGGCGTTGATGCCGACCAGATCCTCGACCTGCTGGTCCAGCCGCTCAAGCGCGTAGAGGACGTCGTCATCCCGACGGCCCGAACGGGTGTCGGGATCGCGATCGGCGTGCGGGCGGCGCGCGCCGCTGCGATCCGGCGCCGGGCCTGCCCTATCCGGATAGCGGCGCGAGCGCTGCTGGCGCTCGCCCATCAGGCGGTCGAGTTCGTCGGCAACCGCTTCGAGTTCGTCTTCGGTTTCGAGGTCCCATGCCGGTTCGTCCCGGTAGCCACCGACGGCGGTCGCCGTTCGCGTCAGCCGCTCCACACGGTCGCGCGGCGCCTCGCGCCGACTGCTGCGGCGCGGCGCATGGCCCTCGTCCACGTCGTCCCAGGCCTCTTCCCGGCGATAGCCGGAGCTTCGCGTTCCGTCACCGCCGCCGCGTCCTGCTTTGCGGAAATTCCAAGATGACATGGACAGGCCCTGGCCCTGCGGTCGTTCTGACCTCGAAAAACACCAACTGCTGCACGGCCGGAAAACGAGATACGGAAAGGCGACGAGGCAACGGCTGAATCTTTGTCTTGTCAGGGTAAACAGCGCGTTAATGCGCATCGCAGGATGCAAGGGGCAGCTCGATTGCCAAAAGGTCGGAATGACATCGTACCACACTGGACGATAACGTAAACGTAAGGTACAGCACGGGCAGAATGACGCTCGGCCGGCCCGCGTGCCCCCTGCCTGCCCCTTGCGGACAGTCGGCGGGCCGGTCGTTCGAGCGTCCGCGAAGCAGCGAGGCCGCCC from Polymorphum gilvum SL003B-26A1 carries:
- a CDS encoding peptidoglycan-binding protein codes for the protein MSSWNFRKAGRGGGDGTRSSGYRREEAWDDVDEGHAPRRSSRREAPRDRVERLTRTATAVGGYRDEPAWDLETEDELEAVADELDRLMGERQQRSRRYPDRAGPAPDRSGARRPHADRDPDTRSGRRDDDVLYALERLDQQVEDLVGINADDAPGSVRSTGRRSGRREPSRRESDWHDQRDDGDRGAADDIRARRDALDRLYEPDLDALDEMPEPPRRSRGGPARDEASRHYYRDLSRRIDALRRPQEEALDVVRREIGALRETLGEIPPRREDRDRKELRRLADMVERLRADRGDERLAREVRAEIAELKALVGHSNVDGTLKSLEHGYAHIVQRLDELSRASVDPRVVKTLGVRLVEIEESLSVLPRSEHLLVLEDRVADIAERMETLLRGQGREEIEPLRQELRDVRRIVEQVDVAGLIGGIDERIRFVADRLDEVEQLAREQRGLDSRLTAMEDRLPDAEALDRLNGRLEQIFGMLSDERGRGGLDDARLGQVDSRLDAIMGRLDDMERVQAVQPSYDAAFAVLERRLDGISTKIDTIEEKASAPAPVMLSGEGGIESELLVHLERQIADLGKRLAAPAASVSAADLEALRREIGEMREAVRAPAPAMSDLENRIKDLAEAVSRGGDGFDDGRLEQLGAKIGALASQIEAAEERLAGVAGIEKALARIEDGLRATREDVVGVAEKAARRAVMEHAPDGHDYDTAIHSLRDDLKRLLDAANGSEKRTRNTFEGVQSILGSITDRLDTLERGDLLRGGGRAEIQRTETEAGTALRLRPGPGETDARPRERVRDRKADFIAAARRAAQAASAEVRQSREDAPAEEDVTTSRTRTGWLRKALRRDKADAAVADETLDLADAQVLSEGPEPTRDEVADIAPEDRPAPEQAGRGWLRGGRRRALLLAAAAVVLAIGTLQVFKLATTGDDLAALDGTGEPATVADTPVADTAPAEADIAAAPQAGGRQNGAETQAVAETPPFPPAAGAGTLSQEGGEAPPAVAFAPPAGVAGNFAGGFGERSATAGSGDLAGADDGVPRPASARAPLDPPAAGPAGGDVIAGLPPEEIGPMALRSAAASGNPAAEFQVAVNYTEGRGVAADLSEAAKWYERAALQGLAPAQYRLASLYEKGRGVTKDLAKAREWYTRAAQAGNAKAMHNLAVLHAEGADGQPDFEQAARWFTAAADYGIPDSLFNLGILHARGLGVTKDLGESYKWFAVAARQGDRDAAKKRDEVANMLDKDQLAAARLAVDSFKLKDPDPKANTVALDPSWESAGTAATRASAVSEVDMILQAQHLLKTLGFDPGTADGRMGPKTRTAIEEFQRSIDMPATGVVDADLIKALLGRSI